A single Brevundimonas sp. SL130 DNA region contains:
- a CDS encoding KpsF/GutQ family sugar-phosphate isomerase: protein MTDRAREVMRLNIEALEALERSIDVAIARAVDVIMSRPGYVVVTGMGKSGHIGGKIAATLASTGTNAFFVHPAEMSHGDLGMLRPDVTVLAISNSGESRELRDPLIYCQRNGIPVIAITQRPASFLGRNAAVCLTMPSVAEACPNGLAPTTSTLMTLALGDALAMVLMDRREFSALDFGLHHPGGALGMSLQSVREWMGDNAAAPASVPLTATFSEVVSAITEGRKGAVAVLRTDGSLAGIVTDGDLRRAFQRDITDLTAADIMGANPITVEPDARMSDVVDLLTANKIANLFVVEDGRPTAIVHIAELMQAGYVA, encoded by the coding sequence ATGACTGACCGCGCTCGCGAGGTCATGCGTCTGAACATCGAGGCGCTCGAAGCGCTCGAGCGTTCGATCGACGTCGCCATAGCTCGCGCGGTCGATGTGATCATGAGCCGACCCGGCTATGTGGTCGTCACCGGCATGGGCAAGTCCGGCCATATCGGCGGCAAGATCGCCGCCACCCTGGCCTCGACCGGCACCAATGCCTTCTTCGTCCATCCCGCCGAGATGAGCCACGGCGACCTGGGCATGCTGCGGCCCGACGTCACCGTGCTGGCCATTTCCAACTCGGGCGAGAGCCGCGAACTGCGGGATCCGCTGATCTATTGCCAACGCAACGGCATCCCGGTCATCGCCATCACTCAGCGCCCCGCCAGCTTCCTGGGTCGCAACGCCGCCGTCTGTCTGACCATGCCCAGCGTGGCCGAAGCCTGCCCCAACGGACTGGCGCCGACGACCTCGACCCTTATGACCCTGGCCCTGGGCGACGCCCTGGCCATGGTCTTGATGGATCGGCGTGAATTCAGCGCGCTGGACTTCGGCCTGCACCATCCCGGCGGCGCCCTGGGCATGAGCCTGCAAAGCGTGCGCGAATGGATGGGAGACAACGCCGCCGCCCCCGCCAGCGTGCCCCTGACCGCCACCTTCAGCGAGGTGGTCTCGGCCATCACCGAGGGGCGCAAGGGCGCGGTGGCGGTTCTGCGCACGGACGGTTCGCTGGCAGGGATCGTCACAGACGGCGACCTTCGTCGCGCCTTCCAGCGCGACATCACCGATCTGACGGCGGCCGATATCATGGGCGCCAATCCGATCACGGTCGAACCGGACGCCCGTATGAGCGACGTCGTCGATCTGTTGACCGCCAACAAGATCGCCAATCTGTTCGTCGTCGAGGACGGGCGGCCGACCGCCATCGTCCACATCGCCGAACTGATGCAGGCCGGCTACGTCGCCTGA
- a CDS encoding glycosyltransferase family 4 protein, with the protein MRILYDASRLMSRADRSAPTGVDRVCLAYAEWLLSRPDVVTIPVRSRKGRLVAVKADWFRRCVADLRSRWNGAGDAQGDLAHEAHLLAALTAPVRPETSVISPPPGPAAEKPADKGRVLKQFFHSRHVAALPDADLYLNVGHTTLHDPTALKDLEAAGIERVVLIHDLIPITHPEFCRPGDGDKHHARVANTLRHASRVIVNSAYTEHELRAFASREGLPQPPVHVAHLGLEPAFGAGEVFAAPRPYFVHVGTIEARKNLALLLTLWRRLEERLGEQTPSLVLVGRYGWENEAVLDHLQRSPNLRGVVHQASNLSDVLLARLMRGARAILAPSSVEGFDLPAVEARAMGLALIASDIPPHRELTPEAELIDPLDGLGWLAAIERAALSPPTVPAARPAPSWPAHFEIVARAIGLEPSSPLAGVSKGL; encoded by the coding sequence ATGCGTATCCTCTATGACGCCAGCCGGCTGATGAGCCGGGCCGACCGTTCCGCCCCCACAGGCGTGGACCGGGTCTGTCTGGCCTATGCCGAATGGCTGCTGTCGCGGCCCGACGTCGTCACAATTCCCGTACGCAGCCGCAAGGGCCGGCTGGTGGCGGTCAAGGCCGACTGGTTCCGCCGCTGCGTCGCCGATCTGCGGAGCCGGTGGAACGGGGCAGGCGACGCCCAGGGCGACCTGGCGCACGAAGCGCACCTGCTGGCAGCTCTGACCGCCCCGGTCCGACCTGAGACTTCGGTCATCAGCCCGCCGCCCGGTCCGGCGGCGGAGAAGCCCGCCGACAAGGGACGGGTGCTGAAGCAGTTCTTCCACTCGCGCCATGTTGCGGCCCTGCCTGACGCGGACCTGTATCTGAACGTTGGGCACACCACCCTTCACGACCCGACGGCGCTGAAAGACCTGGAGGCGGCGGGGATCGAGCGGGTCGTCCTGATCCACGACCTGATTCCCATAACCCACCCGGAATTCTGCCGGCCCGGCGACGGCGACAAACATCATGCTCGGGTGGCCAACACCCTGCGCCACGCCAGCCGGGTCATCGTCAACTCTGCCTACACAGAGCATGAATTACGCGCCTTCGCCTCGCGCGAAGGCCTGCCTCAGCCTCCTGTCCACGTGGCCCATCTAGGGCTGGAGCCCGCCTTTGGCGCCGGCGAAGTCTTTGCGGCGCCCCGGCCCTATTTCGTGCATGTCGGCACGATCGAGGCGCGCAAGAACCTGGCGCTTCTCCTGACCCTGTGGCGGCGCTTGGAGGAACGACTGGGCGAGCAGACCCCGTCGCTTGTCCTGGTCGGCCGCTACGGCTGGGAGAACGAGGCGGTGCTGGACCATCTGCAGCGATCGCCGAACCTGCGCGGCGTGGTCCATCAGGCGTCCAACCTGTCCGATGTCCTGCTGGCGCGGCTGATGCGGGGCGCGCGGGCGATCCTGGCCCCCTCCTCGGTGGAAGGTTTCGACCTGCCGGCGGTCGAGGCCCGCGCCATGGGCCTGGCGTTGATCGCCTCGGACATCCCGCCCCACCGCGAACTGACGCCCGAAGCGGAGCTGATCGATCCTCTGGACGGGCTGGGCTGGCTGGCGGCGATCGAACGTGCGGCCCTGAGCCCGCCGACTGTTCCGGCGGCCCGTCCTGCGCCGTCCTGGCCCGCGCACTTCGAGATTGTCGCCCGCGCCATAGGCCTTGAGCCGAGCTCCCCTCTGGCGGGAGTCTCCAAAGGCTTGTAA
- a CDS encoding polysaccharide biosynthesis/export family protein, whose amino-acid sequence MTRTILPLAIVAILGGCSTLPRDGPSGSSIDTGATTAQTQGSYALVPLTYEVTERMKAVPPQFFGTLAAASSEQPADVIGVGDTLAISIYDPSGALFGGSLGSGSSGNRTQATLSGGSQALPGATVDRSGSVAVPFAGQVRVEGLTAPQAATAVRRALAGKVANPQVLVGIADNASNTVNVFGDVRRPGRAPLGVNSDRILDVIAAAGGSARETDDLTISIQRGGQTYTAPMTAVTTEFGENVRLQRGDVINVQYKPRRFSTFGALNAVTQVDMPAGPMTLTGAMSKVGGLNTNTANAHRVMVFRFERPEVAQALGITQPATPKGVPVVYQLDFNEAANVFAATNMQIMPEDVIYVPLSGAAEARKFFEVVQSLTRVIYDVSVTSSLSTD is encoded by the coding sequence ATGACTCGCACCATCCTGCCCCTCGCCATCGTCGCCATCCTGGGCGGCTGCTCCACACTGCCGCGCGACGGGCCGTCGGGATCTTCGATCGACACAGGCGCGACAACCGCACAGACACAGGGCAGCTACGCCCTGGTGCCCCTCACCTATGAGGTGACCGAGCGGATGAAGGCTGTGCCGCCACAGTTCTTCGGCACGCTAGCCGCCGCGTCCAGCGAACAGCCGGCCGACGTGATCGGCGTCGGCGACACCCTCGCCATCTCGATCTATGACCCGTCGGGCGCCCTGTTCGGCGGTTCTCTGGGAAGCGGCTCCAGCGGCAATCGCACCCAGGCCACTCTATCCGGCGGCTCTCAGGCATTGCCGGGCGCGACCGTAGACCGCAGCGGCTCGGTCGCCGTGCCCTTCGCCGGTCAGGTGCGTGTCGAAGGTCTGACGGCGCCCCAGGCTGCGACGGCCGTCCGCCGCGCCCTGGCGGGCAAGGTCGCCAATCCTCAGGTTCTGGTCGGCATCGCCGACAACGCCTCCAATACGGTCAATGTCTTCGGCGACGTGCGCCGGCCCGGCCGCGCGCCACTGGGCGTCAACAGCGACCGCATCCTCGACGTGATCGCGGCCGCAGGCGGCTCGGCCCGTGAAACCGACGACCTGACCATCAGCATCCAGCGCGGCGGACAGACCTATACGGCGCCGATGACGGCCGTGACGACCGAGTTCGGCGAGAACGTCCGTCTGCAACGCGGCGACGTGATCAATGTCCAGTACAAGCCCCGTCGCTTCTCGACCTTCGGCGCCCTGAACGCCGTGACCCAGGTCGACATGCCCGCCGGGCCGATGACCCTGACCGGCGCCATGTCCAAGGTCGGCGGACTGAACACCAACACCGCCAACGCCCATCGCGTCATGGTCTTCCGTTTCGAACGACCGGAAGTCGCCCAAGCCCTTGGCATCACCCAACCCGCCACCCCGAAAGGCGTGCCCGTGGTGTACCAGCTGGACTTCAACGAGGCCGCCAACGTCTTCGCCGCCACCAATATGCAGATCATGCCGGAAGACGTGATCTATGTGCCCCTGTCCGGCGCCGCCGAGGCCCGCAAATTCTTTGAGGTCGTCCAGAGCCTGACCCGCGTCATCTATGATGTGTCGGTGACCAGCTCTCTCAGCACCGACTGA
- a CDS encoding acyl-CoA thioesterase, giving the protein MSDAPEYPPETRPVGRIIAMPADTNPEGDIFGGWLLAQMDVAGATPAFELAQGRCATVALDGMVFHQPVAVGDEVSIYAEVIGTGRTSIRIHVEAWKRSRGQPLATSVRVTQGVFTYVAIDDNRKPRPLPGKE; this is encoded by the coding sequence ATGTCCGACGCCCCAGAGTATCCGCCAGAAACCCGCCCCGTGGGCCGCATCATCGCCATGCCGGCGGACACCAATCCCGAGGGCGACATCTTCGGCGGCTGGCTGTTGGCCCAGATGGACGTGGCCGGGGCGACCCCGGCCTTCGAACTGGCCCAGGGCCGCTGCGCCACCGTGGCCCTGGACGGCATGGTGTTTCACCAGCCCGTCGCGGTGGGCGACGAAGTCAGCATCTACGCCGAGGTCATCGGCACCGGCCGCACCTCGATCCGGATTCACGTCGAGGCCTGGAAACGGTCACGGGGTCAGCCCCTGGCGACCTCGGTCCGCGTGACCCAGGGCGTCTTCACCTATGTGGCCATCGACGACAACCGCAAGCCGCGCCCCCTGCCCGGCAAGGAATAG
- the def gene encoding peptide deformylase, whose amino-acid sequence MAIRRILTIDIPADLAILKQVSTPVAAVDDAVRTLMDDMLETMYDAPGIGLAAVQVGALDRVIVMDLGDRDGTVCETEEEDTPEAAEARKNPRFFANPEILWTSDELYTYEEGCLSIPEYFDKVERPARVRIRYLNRDGQSVEEEASGLYAVCIQHEMDHLNGVLFIDHLSRLKRDRAVTKVKKAARDRIAA is encoded by the coding sequence ATGGCCATCCGACGCATCCTCACCATCGACATCCCCGCCGACCTGGCGATCCTGAAACAGGTCTCCACGCCCGTCGCGGCCGTGGACGACGCCGTCCGCACCCTGATGGACGACATGCTGGAGACCATGTACGACGCGCCGGGCATCGGCCTGGCCGCCGTTCAGGTCGGGGCGCTGGACCGGGTCATCGTCATGGACCTGGGCGATCGCGACGGAACCGTCTGCGAAACCGAGGAAGAAGACACCCCGGAAGCGGCCGAGGCGCGCAAGAACCCGCGTTTCTTCGCCAACCCGGAGATCCTGTGGACCTCGGACGAGCTCTACACCTACGAGGAAGGCTGCCTGTCGATCCCCGAGTATTTCGACAAGGTGGAACGTCCCGCCCGCGTCCGCATTCGCTATCTGAACCGTGACGGTCAGTCGGTGGAGGAAGAGGCTTCGGGCCTCTACGCCGTCTGCATCCAGCACGAGATGGACCACCTTAACGGCGTGCTCTTCATCGACCACCTGTCGCGGCTGAAGCGGGATCGCGCCGTGACCAAGGTCAAGAAGGCCGCCCGCGACAGGATCGCCGCCTGA
- the fmt gene encoding methionyl-tRNA formyltransferase, whose protein sequence is MRLAFMGTPDFAVPSLAELLASGHEIVAVYSQPPRPKGRGQKLTPSPVHAFAETMGLPVFTPDSMKAPEAVANFQSLDLDAACVVAYGQILNAEVLAAPRLGCLNLHGSLLPRWRGAAPIQRAIMAGDAETGVQIMQMSLGLDEGPILLTELMDIRADDTAATLSERMSHVGAGLWPRALAAIERGSVTPSDQVGEPTYAKKITPAEARIDWTRPAAEVDAHIRGLSPFPGAWFEAPSETGPVRVKALLSALADGSGAPGATLDDALTVACGTGALRLIRVQREGKAAQSADEMLRGFALPAGTVLG, encoded by the coding sequence ATGCGCCTTGCCTTCATGGGAACTCCCGACTTCGCCGTACCGTCCCTGGCCGAGCTTCTCGCCTCGGGCCACGAGATCGTCGCCGTCTATTCGCAGCCGCCGCGCCCTAAGGGCCGGGGCCAGAAGCTGACGCCGTCGCCGGTTCACGCCTTCGCCGAGACCATGGGTCTGCCGGTGTTCACGCCCGACAGCATGAAGGCCCCCGAGGCCGTCGCCAACTTCCAGAGCCTGGACCTCGACGCCGCCTGCGTCGTCGCCTACGGCCAGATCCTGAACGCCGAGGTGCTGGCGGCGCCCCGGCTGGGCTGTCTGAACCTGCACGGCTCCCTGTTGCCCCGCTGGCGCGGCGCGGCGCCGATCCAGAGGGCCATCATGGCCGGGGACGCCGAGACCGGGGTCCAGATCATGCAGATGAGCCTGGGCCTGGACGAGGGGCCGATCCTGCTGACCGAACTGATGGACATTCGCGCCGACGACACAGCCGCGACCCTGTCCGAGCGTATGTCTCATGTCGGCGCCGGCCTGTGGCCCCGCGCCCTGGCCGCCATCGAGCGGGGCAGCGTCACGCCGTCGGATCAGGTCGGCGAGCCGACCTATGCGAAGAAGATCACCCCCGCCGAGGCGCGCATCGACTGGACCCGTCCGGCGGCCGAGGTGGACGCCCATATCCGCGGCCTGTCGCCCTTCCCCGGCGCCTGGTTCGAGGCCCCGTCCGAGACCGGACCTGTACGGGTCAAGGCCCTGCTGTCGGCCCTGGCTGACGGCTCAGGCGCGCCCGGCGCGACGCTGGACGACGCCCTGACCGTGGCCTGCGGAACCGGCGCTCTGCGTCTGATCCGGGTCCAGCGCGAGGGCAAGGCGGCGCAATCGGCCGATGAGATGCTGCGCGGCTTTGCCCTGCCGGCCGGGACCGTGCTCGGCTGA
- the truA gene encoding tRNA pseudouridine(38-40) synthase TruA codes for MPRYKLTLEYDGTAYNGFQAQADQPTVQGAVEAAILAFSGEQIRIAAAGRTDTGVHATAQVIHADLERDWPVDTVLNAINAHLIKQDVCVLSAEYAPDPEWHARFSATGRGYLYRILNRRPQPVLERDRVWHVKKTLDAEAMHHAAQVLVGLHDFTTFRDVGCQSKSPVKTLDVARVSRFGEEVHLVFQARSFLHRQVRSMAGTLVEVGLGRWTAHDVKSALEAKDRARCGPVAPSAGLYLSGVRYD; via the coding sequence ATGCCGCGCTACAAGCTGACCCTCGAATACGACGGCACGGCCTACAACGGCTTTCAGGCCCAGGCGGACCAGCCGACGGTCCAGGGCGCGGTCGAGGCCGCCATACTGGCCTTTTCGGGCGAGCAGATCCGCATCGCCGCGGCGGGCCGCACCGACACCGGCGTTCACGCCACGGCCCAGGTGATCCATGCCGATCTGGAGCGGGACTGGCCGGTCGATACGGTGCTGAACGCCATCAACGCCCATCTGATCAAACAGGATGTCTGCGTCCTGTCGGCCGAATACGCGCCCGATCCCGAGTGGCACGCGCGGTTCTCGGCCACCGGCCGGGGCTATCTGTACCGGATCCTGAACCGCCGCCCCCAGCCGGTGCTGGAGCGCGACCGGGTCTGGCACGTCAAGAAGACCCTGGACGCCGAGGCCATGCACCATGCGGCCCAGGTCCTGGTCGGCCTGCACGACTTCACCACCTTCCGCGACGTGGGCTGCCAGTCCAAGTCGCCGGTCAAGACCCTGGACGTGGCCCGCGTCTCCCGTTTCGGCGAAGAGGTGCATCTGGTCTTCCAGGCCCGCAGCTTCCTGCACCGCCAGGTCCGGTCGATGGCCGGGACCCTGGTCGAGGTGGGTCTGGGCCGCTGGACCGCCCACGACGTCAAGTCGGCGCTGGAGGCGAAGGACCGCGCCCGGTGCGGCCCCGTCGCCCCCTCGGCGGGGCTCTATCTCAGCGGCGTGCGCTACGACTGA
- a CDS encoding aspartate-semialdehyde dehydrogenase, whose protein sequence is MSFSPSNPPHVGIVGATGLVGEMMRGLLAERNFPLASLRLFASARSAGKTIRFGETDIVVEDAATADYAGLDIVFFSAGGDTSKALAPKVAAAGAVVIDNSSAWRSDPQVPLVVAEVNPHALANLPKGIIANPNCTTMAAMPVLKPLHDAAGLKRLTVSTYQAVSGGGIEGIRVLEDQARETVGQGAALARDGGAVDFGAPEKWVVPIAANVVALNYTLSEDGYTDEELKLRDESRKILEIPGLPVSGTCVRVPVFTGHSLSINVEFERALSAAQALDLLGQAPGVVVTAVPNPLEAAGQDPVFVGRVRPDPTVEHGLALFVSNDNLRKGAALNAVQIAEVLVQQRG, encoded by the coding sequence ATGTCCTTTTCCCCGTCCAATCCCCCCCACGTCGGTATCGTCGGCGCCACCGGCCTCGTCGGCGAGATGATGCGCGGCCTGCTGGCCGAGCGGAACTTCCCGCTGGCCTCGCTGCGCCTGTTCGCCTCGGCCCGGTCGGCGGGCAAGACCATTCGCTTCGGCGAGACCGACATCGTGGTCGAGGATGCGGCGACCGCCGACTACGCCGGTCTGGACATCGTCTTCTTCTCGGCCGGCGGCGACACGTCCAAGGCCCTGGCGCCCAAGGTGGCGGCGGCCGGGGCGGTGGTGATCGACAACTCGTCCGCCTGGCGCTCTGATCCGCAAGTGCCGCTGGTGGTCGCCGAGGTGAACCCCCACGCCCTGGCCAACCTGCCCAAGGGGATCATCGCCAACCCCAACTGCACCACCATGGCCGCCATGCCGGTGCTGAAGCCCCTGCACGACGCGGCGGGCCTGAAGCGTCTGACGGTCTCGACCTATCAGGCGGTGTCGGGCGGCGGGATCGAGGGCATCCGCGTGCTGGAGGATCAGGCGCGCGAAACCGTGGGGCAGGGCGCGGCTCTGGCCCGCGACGGCGGGGCCGTTGACTTCGGCGCGCCGGAAAAGTGGGTCGTGCCGATCGCCGCCAATGTGGTGGCCCTGAACTATACGCTCAGCGAGGACGGCTATACCGACGAGGAGCTGAAGCTGCGCGACGAGAGCCGCAAGATCCTGGAAATCCCCGGCCTGCCGGTCTCGGGCACCTGTGTGCGGGTGCCGGTCTTCACCGGCCACTCCCTGTCGATCAATGTCGAGTTCGAGCGGGCGCTGTCGGCGGCCCAGGCGCTGGACCTGCTGGGCCAGGCGCCGGGCGTGGTGGTGACGGCCGTGCCGAACCCGCTGGAGGCGGCGGGCCAGGATCCGGTCTTCGTCGGACGCGTCCGTCCCGATCCGACGGTCGAGCACGGCCTGGCCCTGTTCGTCTCGAACGATAATCTGCGCAAGGGCGCGGCCCTGAACGCGGTGCAGATCGCCGAGGTTCTGGTCCAGCAGCGCGGCTGA
- a CDS encoding rhomboid family intramembrane serine protease — MDETAANGSLTALQRASSGRLRTGVSITSPRTWKSLAGADDGPGLALAVVLIVAFVLEMLHGGPWAWGLSAQALAEGRWHTLASHMVAHGGLGHIVMNLSALLTLSPIVVGRLGSGLDGWFRYAALMAFAGLLGAAAYLALHLQGNIPLVGASGAICGLWGLAARIESGGGFAPLLSRQVGRKVWAFTKVNVVLVGLFFLVTWGHGGLAWEAHLGGFMFGLLVGPMWAPPLAAVREH; from the coding sequence ATGGACGAGACCGCAGCCAACGGGAGTTTGACCGCATTACAGCGCGCCTCCAGCGGGCGACTCCGCACGGGCGTATCCATCACCTCCCCCCGCACATGGAAGTCTCTGGCCGGAGCCGATGATGGTCCCGGCCTGGCCTTGGCCGTCGTTCTGATCGTGGCTTTCGTTTTGGAGATGCTTCATGGCGGCCCCTGGGCTTGGGGCCTGTCCGCACAAGCGTTGGCGGAAGGACGATGGCACACGCTCGCTTCGCACATGGTGGCGCACGGCGGCCTAGGCCATATCGTGATGAATCTGAGCGCCTTGCTGACCTTGAGCCCCATCGTAGTCGGCAGGCTGGGGAGCGGCCTGGACGGGTGGTTTCGCTACGCTGCGCTCATGGCGTTTGCCGGCCTTCTAGGCGCTGCAGCCTACCTAGCCCTTCATTTACAAGGGAACATCCCTCTGGTTGGGGCGTCAGGCGCCATTTGCGGCCTGTGGGGCTTGGCGGCTCGCATAGAATCCGGCGGCGGCTTCGCTCCCCTCCTTTCCCGACAGGTGGGTCGAAAAGTTTGGGCGTTCACCAAGGTCAATGTCGTATTGGTGGGCTTATTCTTCCTGGTGACATGGGGGCATGGCGGACTGGCGTGGGAAGCGCATTTAGGCGGCTTCATGTTTGGCCTTTTGGTCGGTCCAATGTGGGCCCCGCCATTAGCCGCTGTCCGAGAGCACTAG
- a CDS encoding GNAT family N-acetyltransferase has protein sequence MFELRVDDLSGEAVRALLAFHLSGMHANSPACHVHALDLTGLLQPNITVWTAWDGAALAGIGALKLIDADQAEVKSMRTHPDHLRRGVAAVVLEQIINAARAAGVKRLSLETGRGDAFEPALAMYRRRGFVDGGPFAGYEANEFSQFLHLDL, from the coding sequence ATGTTCGAGCTGCGGGTGGATGATCTGAGCGGGGAGGCGGTTCGCGCCCTTCTGGCCTTCCACCTGTCGGGCATGCACGCCAACTCCCCGGCCTGCCACGTCCACGCCCTGGACCTGACCGGCCTGCTGCAACCGAACATCACCGTCTGGACGGCCTGGGACGGCGCGGCCCTGGCCGGCATCGGCGCCCTGAAGCTGATCGACGCCGATCAGGCCGAGGTGAAGTCGATGCGCACCCACCCCGACCACCTGCGGCGCGGCGTGGCGGCGGTGGTGCTGGAACAGATCATCAACGCCGCACGGGCCGCAGGCGTGAAACGGCTGAGCCTGGAAACCGGCCGCGGCGACGCCTTCGAACCGGCCCTGGCGATGTACCGCCGTCGCGGCTTCGTGGACGGCGGCCCCTTCGCCGGATACGAGGCGAATGAATTCAGCCAGTTCCTGCATCTGGATTTGTAA
- the fabB gene encoding beta-ketoacyl-ACP synthase I, which yields MRRVVVTGLGIVSSIGHGAEEVTQSLREARSGVVHAPDHAKYGFRSQVWAPPKIGPWEELIDRRAARFLANGTAWAHVAFEEALKSSGMTAEEIRDDRIGLIVGEGGPSTQIILQAAATTIERGSPKRIGPFAVPKAMASGPSAVLSTWFQMRGVNYSISSACATSAHCIGAGVEQIQWGKQDVVFAGGCEDIDWSMSNMFDAMGAMSSDFNETPSVASRAYDVNRDGFVIAGGAGIVVLEEYERAKARGATILAEVTGYGANSDGYDMVAPSGEGAQRCMKIALEQAGNPKIDYLNPHGTSTPVGDSKEMEAVRAVFGDTMPMISSTKSLTGHSLGAAGAQEAIYCLLMMQNGFAAESAHIETLDPAFEGMPILRQRHEGELTHVMSNSFGFGGTNGTLILSKV from the coding sequence ATGCGTCGTGTCGTCGTCACCGGCCTGGGCATCGTCTCTTCCATCGGCCACGGCGCCGAAGAGGTGACCCAGTCCCTGCGCGAAGCCCGTTCGGGCGTCGTCCATGCGCCCGATCACGCCAAATACGGCTTCCGCAGCCAGGTCTGGGCTCCGCCCAAGATCGGCCCGTGGGAAGAGCTGATCGACCGTCGCGCCGCCCGCTTCCTGGCCAACGGCACCGCCTGGGCCCACGTGGCCTTCGAAGAGGCGCTGAAGTCGTCGGGCATGACGGCCGAAGAGATTCGCGACGACCGCATCGGCCTGATCGTCGGCGAGGGCGGCCCCTCGACCCAGATCATTCTGCAAGCCGCCGCCACCACCATCGAGCGGGGCTCGCCCAAGCGGATCGGCCCGTTCGCGGTGCCGAAAGCCATGGCGTCCGGCCCCTCGGCCGTCCTGTCGACCTGGTTCCAGATGCGCGGCGTCAACTATTCGATCAGCTCGGCCTGCGCGACCTCCGCCCATTGCATCGGCGCCGGGGTCGAACAGATCCAGTGGGGCAAGCAGGACGTGGTCTTCGCCGGCGGCTGCGAGGACATCGACTGGTCCATGTCCAACATGTTCGACGCCATGGGCGCCATGTCGTCGGACTTCAACGAAACCCCGTCGGTCGCCTCGCGCGCCTATGACGTCAACCGCGACGGCTTCGTCATCGCCGGCGGCGCCGGCATCGTGGTGCTGGAAGAATACGAGCGGGCCAAGGCGCGCGGCGCCACCATTCTGGCCGAGGTCACCGGCTATGGCGCCAATTCCGACGGCTACGACATGGTCGCCCCCTCGGGCGAGGGCGCCCAGCGCTGTATGAAGATCGCGCTGGAACAGGCCGGCAATCCCAAAATCGACTATCTGAACCCGCACGGCACCTCGACCCCGGTCGGCGACTCCAAGGAGATGGAGGCCGTGCGCGCCGTCTTTGGCGACACCATGCCGATGATCTCCTCGACCAAGTCGCTGACGGGCCACTCGCTCGGCGCGGCAGGGGCTCAGGAGGCCATCTACTGCCTGCTGATGATGCAGAACGGTTTTGCGGCCGAGAGCGCCCATATCGAGACCCTGGATCCGGCCTTCGAGGGCATGCCCATCCTGCGTCAGCGCCACGAGGGCGAACTGACCCACGTCATGTCCAACAGCTTCGGTTTCGGCGGCACCAACGGCACGCTGATCCTGTCCAAGGTCTGA
- the fabA gene encoding 3-hydroxyacyl-[acyl-carrier-protein] dehydratase FabA, translating to MTQSQYPSSFDHEALLASGRGELFGPGNAQLPAPPMLMFDRITQISSDGGTHGKGYVEAELDINPELWFFQCHFIGDPVMPGCLGLDAMWQLVGFYLGWIGGPGRGRALGVGEVKFTGQVTPDIKKVVYKINLKRVINRKLVMGIADGVLEADGEVIYTCNDMRVGLFGAAKDEATGA from the coding sequence TTGACCCAGTCCCAATATCCCTCGTCCTTCGACCACGAGGCCCTTCTCGCCTCCGGGCGCGGCGAACTGTTCGGTCCCGGCAACGCCCAGCTGCCCGCCCCGCCGATGCTGATGTTCGACCGGATCACCCAGATCTCGTCCGACGGCGGAACCCACGGCAAGGGCTATGTCGAGGCTGAACTCGACATCAATCCCGAGCTCTGGTTCTTCCAGTGCCACTTCATCGGCGACCCGGTGATGCCCGGCTGCCTGGGCCTGGACGCCATGTGGCAGCTGGTCGGCTTCTATCTGGGCTGGATCGGCGGCCCGGGTCGCGGTCGCGCCCTGGGCGTCGGCGAGGTCAAGTTCACCGGCCAGGTGACCCCGGACATCAAGAAGGTGGTCTACAAGATCAACCTGAAGCGGGTCATCAATCGCAAACTGGTGATGGGCATCGCCGACGGCGTGCTGGAGGCCGACGGCGAGGTCATCTACACCTGCAATGATATGCGGGTGGGCCTGTTCGGCGCCGCCAAGGATGAGGCAACCGGCGCCTAA